A part of Vespula pensylvanica isolate Volc-1 chromosome 20, ASM1446617v1, whole genome shotgun sequence genomic DNA contains:
- the LOC122636137 gene encoding multifunctional methyltransferase subunit TRM112-like protein translates to MKLLTHNMLTSKCLKGVTVGYPLGIIAKDIKVSEVDFNSEFIARIIPKLDWTTLWKAAESIGHVGELPQNLIEDYEKNEDFLKKVHHVLLEVEVINGDLLCPESGRKFPINDGIPNMLLNEDEV, encoded by the exons atgaaactGTTAACACATAATATGTTAACTTCGAAATGCTTAAAAGGCGTTACTGTAGGTTATCCTTTAGGGATCATC GCAAAAGATATCAAAGTATCGGAAGTAGACTTCAATTCAGAATTTATAGCAAGGATCATACCAAAATTGGACTGGACAACCTTGTGGAAAGCTGCAGAAAgc attggACATGTTGGTGAACTTCCTCAAAACTTAATAGAAGATtatgagaaaaatgaagacTTTTTAAAAAAGGTACACCATGTGCTATTAGAAGTAGAAGTTATAAATGGAGATTTACTGTGTCCAGAATCTGGTAGAAAATTTCCTATTAATGATGGGATACCTAACATGCTTTTAAATGAAGATGAAGtctaa